Proteins from one Syngnathoides biaculeatus isolate LvHL_M chromosome 8, ASM1980259v1, whole genome shotgun sequence genomic window:
- the si:ch211-11n16.2 gene encoding zinc finger FYVE domain-containing protein 1 isoform X1, whose protein sequence is MSEVMMTAMEDLSICPMKAEELTDGVRSFLLVDEQENLQVRDESDFVERLNCADVGGVKVLSIFGNTGDGKSHTLNHILFNGESVFFTSKSSSSCTVGVWAAYDPSLSLVALDTEGLLGAAANQNQRMRLLLKVLAVSDIVIYRTRAERLHNDMFQFLSSASGAYLKHFTPELRALSSRCGLDVPLSCLGPAVIVFQETTHTQLLGHDSKVAGHADLQLQRRFHDLGLGTDAFSSVQYVGTQTITPPTDYSKLLEALRQQVQNTHTRSPRHPGIVFHALEALSKRFCGDLSDGKLNLYMFFPDEYFTCSAVCLSCNIRCKNGMNHLRDRVPHMADGLCQYAHQFNNKVLICKRCYESGREVTVMPKTSASSDNPWFGLAKFAWSGYVLECASCGVIYRSRQYWVGNQDPESSVVRSEVKHVWEGSDTFLTNHQNAAQRVLDGMNYVIQSVSEYSTGPTKAVAAWLTDQVAPPYWRPNTEITACHGCHRAFEEAERKHHCRSCGEGFCHLCSSHRMPVPERGWGSSPVRVCMACYRHGGPPETTSQVCKAEPRGLIARRVAEVAQSTLDIVSTAVDYPLCFVKDVARPDYWVPDQEITQCHQCSKVFTPIMSKHHCRACGQGVCGPCSTHMKPVPSRGWDHPVRVCDNCNASTDTL, encoded by the exons ATGTCTGAAGTAATGATGACAGCAATGGAGGACCTTTCAATATGCCCCATGAAAGCAGAGGAGCTCACCGACGGTGTTCGGAGTTTCCTGCTCGTGGACGAACAGGAGAACCTGCAG GTCCGAGATGAGTCAGATTTTGTTGAAAGACTCAACTGTGCAGATGTGGGAGGTGTCAAGGTTCTGTCCATCTTTGGGAACACGGGGGACGGCAAGTCACACACCCTGAACCACATCCTGTTCAATGGCGAGAGTGTGTTTTTTACCTCCAAGTCCTCTAGCTCCTGTACAGTAGGTGTGTGGGCCGCTTATGACCCCTCCCTCAGCCTGGTTGCCTTGGATACCGAAGGCTTGTTGGGAGCAGCTGCCAATCAAAACCAGAGAATGAGGCTTCTCCTAAAG GTCCTCGCAGTGTCAGATATAGTAATCTATCGAACGCGAGCGGAGCGCCTGCACAATGACATGTTCCAGTTCCTGAGCAGTGCGTCAGGAGCCTATTTGAAACACTTCACCCCAGAACTCAGGGCCCTATCCAGCCGCTGTGGTTTAGACGTGCCCCTCTCGTGCCTTGGGCCTGCTGTTATTGTCTTTCAggagacaacacacacacaactgctgGGCCATG ATTCAAAGGTAGCTGGTCATGCTGACTTGCAGCTCCAGAGGCGGTTTCATGATCTGGGCTTGGGGACTGATGCCTTCAGCTCGGTGCAATACGTAGGTACTCAAACCATCACGCCTCCAACTGACTACAGCAAACTGCTGGAGGCCCTCAGACAGCAAGTGCAAAACACTCACACACGTTCGCCCCGCCACCCTGGCATAGTGTTCCACGCTTTGGAA GCCCTCAGTAAACGGTTCTGTGGTGACCTGTCAGATGGAAAGCTGAATCTGTACATGTTCTTCCCAGATGAGTACTTCACCTGCTCTGCTGTTTGCCTGAGTTGCAA TATTCGCTGCAAGAATGGAATGAACCATCTGCGAGACAGGGTCCCGCACATGGCAGATGGACTATGCCAGTATGCACACCAGTTCAATAACAAAGTCCTTATCTGTAAG AGGTGCTATGAAAGTGGCAGAGAGGTGACAGTAATGCCTAAAACCTCGGCGTCCTCTGACAACCCGTGGTTTGGTCTTGCCAAGTTTGCCTGGTCGGG TTATGTGTTAGAGTGTGCCAGCTGTGGTGTCATCTACCGCAGCAGACAGTATTGGGTAGGGAACCAGGACCCCGAGAGCAGCGTGGTGCGTTCTGAGGTCAAACACGTTTGGGAGGGG TCGGACACCTTCCTTACCAACCACCAGAACGCGGCCCAGAGGGTCTTGGATGGGATGAACTACGTGATTCAGTCAGTTTCTGAGTACAGCACCGGCCCCACCAAAGCTGTCGCTGCCTGGCTCACTGACCAGGTGGCACCGCCGTACTGGAGACCCAACACAGAGATTACC GCTTGTCATGGCTGTCACAGAGCGTTCGAGGAGGCAGAGCGTAAGCACCACTGTCGGTCATGTGGTGAGGGGTTCTGCCACCTGTGTTCCAGTCATAGGATGCCTGTGCCGGAGAGGGGCTGGGGCAGCAGCCCTGTCAGGGTGTGTATGGCCTGCTACCGTCACGGAGGACCACCCGAAACCACCAGTCAGG TGTGCAAAGCGGAGCCTCGTGGTCTCATCGCTCGCAGGGTGGCGGAGGTGGCTCAGTCCACCTTAGACATCGTCAGCACCGCTGTGGACTACCCACTCT GCTTTGTCAAGGATGTGGCTCGACCGGACTACTGGGTGCCCGACCAGGAGATCACCCAATGCCACCAGTGCTCGAAAGTCTTCACTCCAATCATGTCCAAGCACCACTGCAGAGCCTGCGGTCAGGGGGTGTGCGGCCCCTGCTCAACACACATGAAGCCCGTACCCTCAAGAGGCTGGGACCACCCAGTGCGAGTGTGTGACAACTGTAACGCCAGCACGGATACGCTCTAA
- the si:ch211-11n16.2 gene encoding zinc finger FYVE domain-containing protein 1 isoform X2: protein MSEVMMTAMEDLSICPMKAEELTDGVRSFLLVDEQENLQVRDESDFVERLNCADVGGVKVLSIFGNTGDGKSHTLNHILFNGESVFFTSKSSSSCTVGVWAAYDPSLSLVALDTEGLLGAAANQNQRMRLLLKVLAVSDIVIYRTRAERLHNDMFQFLSSASGAYLKHFTPELRALSSRCGLDVPLSCLGPAVIVFQETTHTQLLGHDSKVAGHADLQLQRRFHDLGLGTDAFSSVQYALSKRFCGDLSDGKLNLYMFFPDEYFTCSAVCLSCNIRCKNGMNHLRDRVPHMADGLCQYAHQFNNKVLICKRCYESGREVTVMPKTSASSDNPWFGLAKFAWSGYVLECASCGVIYRSRQYWVGNQDPESSVVRSEVKHVWEGSDTFLTNHQNAAQRVLDGMNYVIQSVSEYSTGPTKAVAAWLTDQVAPPYWRPNTEITACHGCHRAFEEAERKHHCRSCGEGFCHLCSSHRMPVPERGWGSSPVRVCMACYRHGGPPETTSQVCKAEPRGLIARRVAEVAQSTLDIVSTAVDYPLCFVKDVARPDYWVPDQEITQCHQCSKVFTPIMSKHHCRACGQGVCGPCSTHMKPVPSRGWDHPVRVCDNCNASTDTL, encoded by the exons ATGTCTGAAGTAATGATGACAGCAATGGAGGACCTTTCAATATGCCCCATGAAAGCAGAGGAGCTCACCGACGGTGTTCGGAGTTTCCTGCTCGTGGACGAACAGGAGAACCTGCAG GTCCGAGATGAGTCAGATTTTGTTGAAAGACTCAACTGTGCAGATGTGGGAGGTGTCAAGGTTCTGTCCATCTTTGGGAACACGGGGGACGGCAAGTCACACACCCTGAACCACATCCTGTTCAATGGCGAGAGTGTGTTTTTTACCTCCAAGTCCTCTAGCTCCTGTACAGTAGGTGTGTGGGCCGCTTATGACCCCTCCCTCAGCCTGGTTGCCTTGGATACCGAAGGCTTGTTGGGAGCAGCTGCCAATCAAAACCAGAGAATGAGGCTTCTCCTAAAG GTCCTCGCAGTGTCAGATATAGTAATCTATCGAACGCGAGCGGAGCGCCTGCACAATGACATGTTCCAGTTCCTGAGCAGTGCGTCAGGAGCCTATTTGAAACACTTCACCCCAGAACTCAGGGCCCTATCCAGCCGCTGTGGTTTAGACGTGCCCCTCTCGTGCCTTGGGCCTGCTGTTATTGTCTTTCAggagacaacacacacacaactgctgGGCCATG ATTCAAAGGTAGCTGGTCATGCTGACTTGCAGCTCCAGAGGCGGTTTCATGATCTGGGCTTGGGGACTGATGCCTTCAGCTCGGTGCAATAC GCCCTCAGTAAACGGTTCTGTGGTGACCTGTCAGATGGAAAGCTGAATCTGTACATGTTCTTCCCAGATGAGTACTTCACCTGCTCTGCTGTTTGCCTGAGTTGCAA TATTCGCTGCAAGAATGGAATGAACCATCTGCGAGACAGGGTCCCGCACATGGCAGATGGACTATGCCAGTATGCACACCAGTTCAATAACAAAGTCCTTATCTGTAAG AGGTGCTATGAAAGTGGCAGAGAGGTGACAGTAATGCCTAAAACCTCGGCGTCCTCTGACAACCCGTGGTTTGGTCTTGCCAAGTTTGCCTGGTCGGG TTATGTGTTAGAGTGTGCCAGCTGTGGTGTCATCTACCGCAGCAGACAGTATTGGGTAGGGAACCAGGACCCCGAGAGCAGCGTGGTGCGTTCTGAGGTCAAACACGTTTGGGAGGGG TCGGACACCTTCCTTACCAACCACCAGAACGCGGCCCAGAGGGTCTTGGATGGGATGAACTACGTGATTCAGTCAGTTTCTGAGTACAGCACCGGCCCCACCAAAGCTGTCGCTGCCTGGCTCACTGACCAGGTGGCACCGCCGTACTGGAGACCCAACACAGAGATTACC GCTTGTCATGGCTGTCACAGAGCGTTCGAGGAGGCAGAGCGTAAGCACCACTGTCGGTCATGTGGTGAGGGGTTCTGCCACCTGTGTTCCAGTCATAGGATGCCTGTGCCGGAGAGGGGCTGGGGCAGCAGCCCTGTCAGGGTGTGTATGGCCTGCTACCGTCACGGAGGACCACCCGAAACCACCAGTCAGG TGTGCAAAGCGGAGCCTCGTGGTCTCATCGCTCGCAGGGTGGCGGAGGTGGCTCAGTCCACCTTAGACATCGTCAGCACCGCTGTGGACTACCCACTCT GCTTTGTCAAGGATGTGGCTCGACCGGACTACTGGGTGCCCGACCAGGAGATCACCCAATGCCACCAGTGCTCGAAAGTCTTCACTCCAATCATGTCCAAGCACCACTGCAGAGCCTGCGGTCAGGGGGTGTGCGGCCCCTGCTCAACACACATGAAGCCCGTACCCTCAAGAGGCTGGGACCACCCAGTGCGAGTGTGTGACAACTGTAACGCCAGCACGGATACGCTCTAA